Proteins encoded within one genomic window of Clupea harengus chromosome 10, Ch_v2.0.2, whole genome shotgun sequence:
- the guk1b gene encoding guanylate kinase 1b isoform X6, translating to MAGPRPVVLSGPSGAGKSTLLKRLMKDYEGVFGFSVSHTTRNPRPGEVDGKGLSSLPMLLGAVLLPVADVLSSESSPDYHFTTREKMQEGIDKGEFIENAEFSGNLYGTSKSAIEDVKAKNLICILDVDIQGVKNIKETDLNPIYISVQPPSMEILEKRLRDRQTETEDSLQKRLDAARTDMELSNEPGMFDLVIVNDDLEAAYDQLKSALMEEIQKVQDAKNVMAGPRPVVLSGPSGAGKSTLLKRLMKDYEGVFGFSVSHTTRNPRPGEVDGKDYHFTTRENVQEGIDKGEFIENAEFSGNMYGTSKSAIEDVQAQNLICILDVDIQGVKNIKETDLNPIYISVQPPSMEILEKRLRDRQTETEDSLQKRLDAARTDMELSNEPGMFDLVIVNDDLEAAYDQLKSALMEEIQKVQDAKDYTSSSTPAVCVMAGPRPVVLSGPSGAGKSTLLKRLMKDYEGVFGFSVSHTTRDPRPGEVDGKDYHFTTREKVQEGIDKGEFIENAEFSGNMYGTSKSAIEDVQAQNLICILDVDIQGVKNIKETDLNPIYISVQPPSMEILEKRLRDRQTETEDSLQKRLDAARTDMELSNEPGMFDLVIVNDDLEAAYDQLKSALMEEIQKVQDTKDCTSSSTHAVCVMAGPRPVVLSGPSGAGKSTLLKRLMKDYEGVFGFSVSHTTRDPRPGEVDGKDYHFTTREKVQEGIDKGEFIENAEFSGNMYGTSKSAIEDVKAKNLICILDVDIQGVKNIKETDLNPIYISVQPPSMEILEKRLRDRQTETEDSLQKRLDAARTDMELSNEPGMFDLVIVNDDLEAAYDQLKSALMEEIQKVQDAKDCTSSSTPAVCVMAGPRPVVLSGPSGAGKSTLLKRLMKDYEGVFGFSVSHTTRNPRPGEVDGKGLSSLPMLLGAVLLPVADVLSSESSPDYHFTTREKMQEDIDKGEFIENAEFSGNMYGTSKSAIEDVQAQNLICILDVDIQGVKNIKETDLNPIYISVQPPSMEILEKRLRDRQTETEDSLQKRLDAARTDMELSNEPGMFDLVIVNDDLEAAYDQLKSALMEEIQKVQDAKDCTSSSTPAVCVMAGPRPVVLSGPSGAGKSTLLKRLMKDYEGVFGFSVSHTTRNPRPGEVDGKGLSSLPMLLGAVLLPVADVLSSESSPDYHFTTREKMQEDIDKGEFIENAEFSGNMYGTSKSAIEDVQAQNLICILDVDIQGVKNIKETDLNPIYISVQPPSMEILEKRLRDRQTETEDSLQKRLDAARTDMELSNEPGMFDLVIVNDDLEAAYDQLKSALMEEIQKVQDAKE from the exons ATGGCTGGACCCAGGCCTGTAGTTCTGAGCGGCCCCTCTGGCGCAGGGAAGAGCACTCTGCTGAAGAGGCTTATGAAGGATTATGAAGGAGTCTTTGGCTTCAGCGTGTCCC ATACAACAAGAAATCCCCGTCCTGGTGAGGTAGACGGTAAAG GCCTGAGTAGCCTCCCAATGCTTCTGGGGGCTGTGTTACTGCCTGTAGCAGACGTCTTATCCTCTGAGTCTTCTCCAG ATTACCACTTCACCACCAGGGAGAAGATGCAAGAGGGTATCGATAAAGGAGAGTTCATTGAGAATGCAGAGTTCTCAGGGAACTTGTACGGAACAAG TAAATCTGCTATTGAAGATGTCAAGGCAAAGAACCTCATCTGCATTCTCGATGTTGACATACAAGGAGTGAAAAACATCAAGGAGACTGACCTCAACCCCATTTACATCTCCGTCCAGCCCCCATCTATGGAGATCCTG GAAAAGCGtctaagagacagacagactgagacagagGACAGTTTACAGAAGCGCTTGGACGCTGCAAGGACAGACATGGAGCTCA GTAATGAACCTGGAATGTTTGACCTGGTCATCGTCAATGATGATTTAGAGGCAGCCTATGACCAGCTGAAAAGTGCTCTAATGGAG GAAATACAGAAGGTTCAGGATGCCAAGAA CGTGATGGCTGGACCCAGGCCTGTAGTTCTGAGCGGCCCCTCTGGCGCAGGGAAGAGCACTCTGCTGAAGAGGCTTATGAAGGATTATGAAGGAGTCTTTGGCTTCAGCGTGTCCC ATACAACAAGAAATCCCCGTCCTGGTGAGGTAGACGGTAAAG ATTACCACTTCACCACCAGGGAGAACGTGCAAGAGGGTATCGATAAAGGAGAGTTCATTGAGAATGCCGAGTTCTCAGGGAACATGTATGGAACAAG TAAATCTGCTATTGAAGATGTCCAGGCACAGAACCTCATCTGCATTCTCGATGTTGACATACAAGGAGTGAAAAACATCAAGGAGACTGACCTCAACCCCATCTACATCTCCGTCCAGCCCCCATCTATGGAGATCCTG GAAAAGCGtctaagagacagacagactgagacagagGACAGTTTACAGAAGCGCTTAGACGCTGCAAGGACAGACATGGAGCTCA GTAATGAACCTGGAATGTTTGACCTGGTCATCGTCAATGATGATTTAGAGGCAGCCTATGACCAGCTGAAAAGTGCTCTAATGGAG GAAATACAGAAGGTTCAGGATGCCAAGGACTATACATCATCTTCAACccctgctgtgtg CGTGATGGCTGGACCCAGGCCTGTAGTTCTGAGCGGCCCCTCTGGCGCAGGGAAGAGCACTCTGCTGAAGAGGCTTATGAAGGATTATGAAGGAGTCTTTGGCTTCAGCGTGTCCC ATACAACAAGAGATCCCCGTCCTGGTGAGGTAGACGGTAAAG ATTACCACTTCACCACCAGGGAGAAGGTGCAAGAGGGTATCGATAAAGGAGAGTTCATTGAGAATGCCGAGTTCTCAGGGAACATGTATGGAACAAG TAAATCTGCTATTGAAGATGTCCAGGCACAGAACCTCATCTGCATTCTCGATGTTGACATACAAGGAGTGAAAAACATCAAGGAGACTGACCTCAACCCCATCTACATCTCCGTCCAGCCCCCATCTATGGAGATCCTG GAAAAGCGtctaagagacagacagactgagacagagGACAGTTTACAGAAGCGCTTGGACGCTGCAAGGACAGACATGGAGCTCA GTAATGAACCTGGAATGTTTGACCTGGTCATCGTCAATGATGATTTAGAGGCAGCCTATGACCAGCTGAAAAGTGCTCTAATGGAG GAAATACAGAAGGTTCAGGATACCAAGGACTGTACATCATCTTCAACccatgctgtgtg CGTGATGGCTGGACCCAGGCCTGTAGTTCTGAGCGGCCCCTCTGGCGCAGGGAAGAGCACTCTGCTGAAGAGGCTTATGAAGGATTATGAAGGAGTCTTTGGCTTCAGCGTGTCCC ATACAACAAGAGATCCCCGTCCTGGTGAGGTAGACGGTAAAG ATTACCACTTCACCACCAGGGAGAAGGTGCAAGAGGGTATCGATAAAGGAGAGTTCATTGAGAATGCCGAGTTCTCAGGGAACATGTATGGAACAAG TAAATCTGCTATTGAAGATGTCAAGGCAAAGAACCTCATCTGCATTCTCGATGTTGACATACAAGGAGTGAAAAACATCAAGGAGACTGACCTCAACCCCATCTACATCTCCGTCCAGCCCCCATCTATGGAGATCCTG GAAAAGCGtctaagagacagacagactgagacagagGACAGTTTACAGAAGCGCTTGGACGCTGCAAGGACAGACATGGAGCTCA GTAATGAACCTGGAATGTTTGACCTGGTCATCGTCAATGATGATTTAGAGGCAGCCTATGACCAGCTGAAAAGTGCTCTAATGGAG GAAATACAGAAGGTTCAGGATGCCAAGGACTGTACATCATCTTCAACccctgctgtgtg CGTGATGGCTGGACCCAGGCCTGTAGTTCTGAGCGGCCCCTCTGGCGCAGGGAAGAGCACTCTGCTGAAGAGGCTTATGAAGGATTATGAAGGAGTCTTTGGCTTCAGCGTGTCcc ATACAACAAGAAATCCCCGTCCTGGTGAGGTAGACGGTAAAG GCCTGAGTAGCCTCCCAATGCTTCTGGGGGCTGTGTTACTGCCTGTAGCAGACGTCTTATCCTCTGAGTCTTCTCCAG ATTACCACTTCACCACCAGGGAGAAGATGCAAGAGGATATCGATAAAGGAGAGTTCATTGAGAATGCCGAGTTCTCAGGGAACATGTATGGAACAAG TAAATCTGCTATTGAAGATGTCCAGGCACAGAACCTCATCTGCATTCTCGATGTTGACATACAAGGAGTGAAAAACATCAAGGAGACTGACCTCAACCCCATCTACATCTCCGTCCAGCCCCCATCTATGGAGATCCTG GAAAAGCGtctaagagacagacagactgagacagagGACAGTTTACAGAAGCGCTTGGACGCTGCAAGGACAGACATGGAGCTCA GTAATGAACCTGGAATGTTTGACCTGGTCATCGTCAATGATGATTTAGAGGCAGCCTATGACCAGCTGAAAAGTGCTCTAATGGAG GAAATACAGAAGGTTCAGGATGCCAAGGACTGTACATCATCTTCAACccctgctgtgtg CGTGATGGCTGGACCCAGGCCTGTAGTTCTGAGCGGCCCCTCTGGCGCAGGGAAGAGCACTCTGCTGAAGAGGCTTATGAAGGATTATGAAGGAGTCTTTGGCTTCAGCGTGTCcc ATACAACAAGAAATCCCCGTCCTGGTGAGGTAGACGGTAAAG GCCTGAGTAGCCTCCCAATGCTTCTGGGGGCTGTGTTACTGCCTGTAGCAGACGTCTTATCCTCTGAGTCTTCTCCAG ATTACCACTTCACCACCAGGGAGAAGATGCAAGAGGATATCGATAAAGGAGAGTTCATTGAGAATGCCGAGTTCTCAGGGAACATGTATGGAACAAG TAAATCTGCTATTGAAGATGTCCAGGCACAGAACCTCATCTGCATTCTCGATGTTGACATACAAGGAGTGAAAAACATCAAGGAGACTGACCTCAACCCCATCTACATCTCCGTCCAGCCCCCATCTATGGAGATCCTG GAAAAGCGtctaagagacagacagactgagacagagGACAGTTTACAGAAGCGCTTGGACGCTGCAAGGACAGACATGGAGCTCA GTAATGAACCTGGAATGTTTGACCTGGTCATCGTCAATGATGATTTAGAGGCAGCCTATGACCAGCTGAAAAGTGCTCTAATGGAG GAAATACAGAAGGTTCAGGATGCCAAGGAGTAA
- the guk1b gene encoding guanylate kinase 1b isoform X9 — protein MAGPRPVVLSGPSGAGKSTLLKRLMKDYEGVFGFSVSHTTRNPRPGEVDGKGLSSLPMLLGAVLLPVADVLSSESSPDYHFTTREKMQEGIDKGEFIENAEFSGNLYGTSKSAIEDVKAKNLICILDVDIQGVKNIKETDLNPIYISVQPPSMEILEKRLRDRQTETEDSLQKRLDAARTDMELSNEPGMFDLVIVNDDLEAAYDQLKSALMEEIQKVQDAKNVMAGPRPVVLSGPSGAGKSTLLKRLMKDYEGVFGFSVSHTTRNPRPGEVDGKDYHFTTRENVQEGIDKGEFIENAEFSGNMYGTSKSAIEDVQAQNLICILDVDIQGVKNIKETDLNPIYISVQPPSMEILEKRLRDRQTETEDSLQKRLDAARTDMELSNEPGMFDLVIVNDDLEAAYDQLKSALMEEIQKVQDAKDYTSSSTPAVCVMAGPRPVVLSGPSGAGKSTLLKRLMKDYEGVFGFSVSHTTRNPRPGEVDGKDYHFTTREKVQEGIDKEEFIENAEFSGNMYGTSKSAIEDVQAKNLICILDVDIQGVKNIKETDLNPIYISVQPPSMEILEKRLRDRQTETEDSLQKRLDAARTDMELSNEPGMFDLVIVNDDLEAAYDQLKSALMEEIQKVQDAKDYTSSSTPAVWYVVHIKQYGV, from the exons ATGGCTGGACCCAGGCCTGTAGTTCTGAGCGGCCCCTCTGGCGCAGGGAAGAGCACTCTGCTGAAGAGGCTTATGAAGGATTATGAAGGAGTCTTTGGCTTCAGCGTGTCCC ATACAACAAGAAATCCCCGTCCTGGTGAGGTAGACGGTAAAG GCCTGAGTAGCCTCCCAATGCTTCTGGGGGCTGTGTTACTGCCTGTAGCAGACGTCTTATCCTCTGAGTCTTCTCCAG ATTACCACTTCACCACCAGGGAGAAGATGCAAGAGGGTATCGATAAAGGAGAGTTCATTGAGAATGCAGAGTTCTCAGGGAACTTGTACGGAACAAG TAAATCTGCTATTGAAGATGTCAAGGCAAAGAACCTCATCTGCATTCTCGATGTTGACATACAAGGAGTGAAAAACATCAAGGAGACTGACCTCAACCCCATTTACATCTCCGTCCAGCCCCCATCTATGGAGATCCTG GAAAAGCGtctaagagacagacagactgagacagagGACAGTTTACAGAAGCGCTTGGACGCTGCAAGGACAGACATGGAGCTCA GTAATGAACCTGGAATGTTTGACCTGGTCATCGTCAATGATGATTTAGAGGCAGCCTATGACCAGCTGAAAAGTGCTCTAATGGAG GAAATACAGAAGGTTCAGGATGCCAAGAA CGTGATGGCTGGACCCAGGCCTGTAGTTCTGAGCGGCCCCTCTGGCGCAGGGAAGAGCACTCTGCTGAAGAGGCTTATGAAGGATTATGAAGGAGTCTTTGGCTTCAGCGTGTCCC ATACAACAAGAAATCCCCGTCCTGGTGAGGTAGACGGTAAAG ATTACCACTTCACCACCAGGGAGAACGTGCAAGAGGGTATCGATAAAGGAGAGTTCATTGAGAATGCCGAGTTCTCAGGGAACATGTATGGAACAAG TAAATCTGCTATTGAAGATGTCCAGGCACAGAACCTCATCTGCATTCTCGATGTTGACATACAAGGAGTGAAAAACATCAAGGAGACTGACCTCAACCCCATCTACATCTCCGTCCAGCCCCCATCTATGGAGATCCTG GAAAAGCGtctaagagacagacagactgagacagagGACAGTTTACAGAAGCGCTTAGACGCTGCAAGGACAGACATGGAGCTCA GTAATGAACCTGGAATGTTTGACCTGGTCATCGTCAATGATGATTTAGAGGCAGCCTATGACCAGCTGAAAAGTGCTCTAATGGAG GAAATACAGAAGGTTCAGGATGCCAAGGACTATACATCATCTTCAACccctgctgtgtg CGTGATGGCTGGACCCAGGCCTGTAGTTCTGAGTGGCCCCTCTGGCGCAGGGAAGAGCACTCTGCTGAAGAGGCTTATGAAGGATTATGAAGGAGTCTTTGGCTTCAGCGTGTCCC ATACAACAAGAAATCCCCGTCCTGGTGAGGTAGACGGTAAAG ATTACCACTTCACCACCAGGGAGAAGGTGCAAGAGGGTATCGATAAAGAAGAGTTCATTGAGAATGCCGAGTTCTCAGGGAACATGTATGGAACAAG TAAATCTGCTATTGAAGATGTCCAGGCAAAGAACCTCATCTGCATTCTCGATGTTGACATACAAGGAGTGAAAAACATCAAGGAGACTGACCTCAACCCCATCTACATCTCCGTCCAGCCCCCATCTATGGAGATCCTG GAAAAGCGtctaagagacagacagactgagacagagGACAGTTTACAGAAGCGCTTAGACGCTGCAAGGACAGACATGGAGCTCA GTAATGAACCTGGAATGTTTGACCTGGTCATCGTCAATGATGATTTAGAGGCAGCCTATGACCAGCTGAAAAGTGCTCTAATGGAG GAAATACAGAAGGTTCAGGATGCCAAGGACTATACATCATCTTCAACCCCTGCTGTGTGGTATGTAGTCCATATTAAGCAGTATG gtgtgtag
- the guk1b gene encoding guanylate kinase 1b isoform X10 has protein sequence MAGPRPVVLSGPSGAGKSTLLKRLMKDYEGVFGFSVSHTTRNPRPGEVDGKGLSSLPMLLGAVLLPVADVLSSESSPDYHFTTREKMQEGIDKGEFIENAEFSGNLYGTSKSAIEDVKAKNLICILDVDIQGVKNIKETDLNPIYISVQPPSMEILEKRLRDRQTETEDSLQKRLDAARTDMELSNEPGMFDLVIVNDDLEAAYDQLKSALMEEIQKVQDAKNVMAGPRPVVLSGPSGAGKSTLLKRLMKDYEGVFGFSVSHTTRNPRPGEVDGKDYHFTTRENVQEGIDKGEFIENAEFSGNMYGTSKSAIEDVQAQNLICILDVDIQGVKNIKETDLNPIYISVQPPSMEILEKRLRDRQTETEDSLQKRLDAARTDMELSNEPGMFDLVIVNDDLEAAYDQLKSALMEEIQKVQDAKDYTSSSTPAVCVMAGPRPVVLSGPSGAGKSTLLKRLMKDYEGVFGFSVSHTTRNPRPGEVDGKDYHFTTREKVQEGIDKEEFIENAEFSGNMYGTSKSAIEDVQAKNLICILDVDIQGVKNIKETDLNPIYISVQPPSMEILEKRLRDRQTETEDSLQKRLDAARTDMELSNEPGMFDLVIVNDDLEAAYDQLKSALMEEIQKVQDAKDYTSSSTPAVWYVVHIKQYGV, from the exons ATGGCTGGACCCAGGCCTGTAGTTCTGAGCGGCCCCTCTGGCGCAGGGAAGAGCACTCTGCTGAAGAGGCTTATGAAGGATTATGAAGGAGTCTTTGGCTTCAGCGTGTCCC ATACAACAAGAAATCCCCGTCCTGGTGAGGTAGACGGTAAAG GCCTGAGTAGCCTCCCAATGCTTCTGGGGGCTGTGTTACTGCCTGTAGCAGACGTCTTATCCTCTGAGTCTTCTCCAG ATTACCACTTCACCACCAGGGAGAAGATGCAAGAGGGTATCGATAAAGGAGAGTTCATTGAGAATGCAGAGTTCTCAGGGAACTTGTACGGAACAAG TAAATCTGCTATTGAAGATGTCAAGGCAAAGAACCTCATCTGCATTCTCGATGTTGACATACAAGGAGTGAAAAACATCAAGGAGACTGACCTCAACCCCATTTACATCTCCGTCCAGCCCCCATCTATGGAGATCCTG GAAAAGCGtctaagagacagacagactgagacagagGACAGTTTACAGAAGCGCTTGGACGCTGCAAGGACAGACATGGAGCTCA GTAATGAACCTGGAATGTTTGACCTGGTCATCGTCAATGATGATTTAGAGGCAGCCTATGACCAGCTGAAAAGTGCTCTAATGGAG GAAATACAGAAGGTTCAGGATGCCAAGAA CGTGATGGCTGGACCCAGGCCTGTAGTTCTGAGCGGCCCCTCTGGCGCAGGGAAGAGCACTCTGCTGAAGAGGCTTATGAAGGATTATGAAGGAGTCTTTGGCTTCAGCGTGTCCC ATACAACAAGAAATCCCCGTCCTGGTGAGGTAGACGGTAAAG ATTACCACTTCACCACCAGGGAGAACGTGCAAGAGGGTATCGATAAAGGAGAGTTCATTGAGAATGCCGAGTTCTCAGGGAACATGTATGGAACAAG TAAATCTGCTATTGAAGATGTCCAGGCACAGAACCTCATCTGCATTCTCGATGTTGACATACAAGGAGTGAAAAACATCAAGGAGACTGACCTCAACCCCATCTACATCTCCGTCCAGCCCCCATCTATGGAGATCCTG GAAAAGCGtctaagagacagacagactgagacagagGACAGTTTACAGAAGCGCTTAGACGCTGCAAGGACAGACATGGAGCTCA GTAATGAACCTGGAATGTTTGACCTGGTCATCGTCAATGATGATTTAGAGGCAGCCTATGACCAGCTGAAAAGTGCTCTAATGGAG GAAATACAGAAGGTTCAGGATGCCAAGGACTATACATCATCTTCAACccctgctgtgtg CGTGATGGCTGGACCCAGGCCTGTAGTTCTGAGTGGCCCCTCTGGCGCAGGGAAGAGCACTCTGCTGAAGAGGCTTATGAAGGATTATGAAGGAGTCTTTGGCTTCAGCGTGTCCC ATACAACAAGAAATCCCCGTCCTGGTGAGGTAGACGGTAAAG ATTACCACTTCACCACCAGGGAGAAGGTGCAAGAGGGTATCGATAAAGAAGAGTTCATTGAGAATGCCGAGTTCTCAGGGAACATGTATGGAACAAG TAAATCTGCTATTGAAGATGTCCAGGCAAAGAACCTCATCTGCATTCTCGATGTTGACATACAAGGAGTGAAAAACATCAAGGAGACTGACCTCAACCCCATCTACATCTCCGTCCAGCCCCCATCTATGGAGATCCTG GAAAAGCGtctaagagacagacagactgagacagagGACAGTTTACAGAAGCGCTTAGACGCTGCAAGGACAGACATGGAGCTCA GTAATGAACCTGGAATGTTTGACCTGGTCATCGTCAATGATGATTTAGAGGCAGCCTATGACCAGCTGAAAAGTGCTCTAATGGAG GAAATACAGAAGGTTCAGGATGCCAAGGACTATACATCATCTTCAACCCCTGCTGTGTGGTATGTAGTCCATATTAAGCAGTATG GTGTGTAG
- the guk1b gene encoding guanylate kinase 1b isoform X11 has translation MAGPRPVVLSGPSGAGKSTLLKRLMKDYEGVFGFSVSHTTRNPRPGEVDGKGLSSLPMLLGAVLLPVADVLSSESSPDYHFTTREKMQEGIDKGEFIENAEFSGNLYGTSKSAIEDVKAKNLICILDVDIQGVKNIKETDLNPIYISVQPPSMEILEKRLRDRQTETEDSLQKRLDAARTDMELSNEPGMFDLVIVNDDLEAAYDQLKSALMEEIQKVQDAKNVMAGPRPVVLSGPSGAGKSTLLKRLMKDYEGVFGFSVSHTTRNPRPGEVDGKDYHFTTRENVQEGIDKGEFIENAEFSGNMYGTSKSAIEDVQAQNLICILDVDIQGVKNIKETDLNPIYISVQPPSMEILEKRLRDRQTETEDSLQKRLDAARTDMELSNEPGMFDLVIVNDDLEAAYDQLKSALMEEIQKVQDAKDYTSSSTPAVWCVVHIKQYGV, from the exons ATGGCTGGACCCAGGCCTGTAGTTCTGAGCGGCCCCTCTGGCGCAGGGAAGAGCACTCTGCTGAAGAGGCTTATGAAGGATTATGAAGGAGTCTTTGGCTTCAGCGTGTCCC ATACAACAAGAAATCCCCGTCCTGGTGAGGTAGACGGTAAAG GCCTGAGTAGCCTCCCAATGCTTCTGGGGGCTGTGTTACTGCCTGTAGCAGACGTCTTATCCTCTGAGTCTTCTCCAG ATTACCACTTCACCACCAGGGAGAAGATGCAAGAGGGTATCGATAAAGGAGAGTTCATTGAGAATGCAGAGTTCTCAGGGAACTTGTACGGAACAAG TAAATCTGCTATTGAAGATGTCAAGGCAAAGAACCTCATCTGCATTCTCGATGTTGACATACAAGGAGTGAAAAACATCAAGGAGACTGACCTCAACCCCATTTACATCTCCGTCCAGCCCCCATCTATGGAGATCCTG GAAAAGCGtctaagagacagacagactgagacagagGACAGTTTACAGAAGCGCTTGGACGCTGCAAGGACAGACATGGAGCTCA GTAATGAACCTGGAATGTTTGACCTGGTCATCGTCAATGATGATTTAGAGGCAGCCTATGACCAGCTGAAAAGTGCTCTAATGGAG GAAATACAGAAGGTTCAGGATGCCAAGAA CGTGATGGCTGGACCCAGGCCTGTAGTTCTGAGCGGCCCCTCTGGCGCAGGGAAGAGCACTCTGCTGAAGAGGCTTATGAAGGATTATGAAGGAGTCTTTGGCTTCAGCGTGTCCC ATACAACAAGAAATCCCCGTCCTGGTGAGGTAGACGGTAAAG ATTACCACTTCACCACCAGGGAGAACGTGCAAGAGGGTATCGATAAAGGAGAGTTCATTGAGAATGCCGAGTTCTCAGGGAACATGTATGGAACAAG TAAATCTGCTATTGAAGATGTCCAGGCACAGAACCTCATCTGCATTCTCGATGTTGACATACAAGGAGTGAAAAACATCAAGGAGACTGACCTCAACCCCATCTACATCTCCGTCCAGCCCCCATCTATGGAGATCCTG GAAAAGCGtctaagagacagacagactgagacagagGACAGTTTACAGAAGCGCTTAGACGCTGCAAGGACAGACATGGAGCTCA GTAATGAACCTGGAATGTTTGACCTGGTCATCGTCAATGATGATTTAGAGGCAGCCTATGACCAGCTGAAAAGTGCTCTAATGGAG GAAATACAGAAGGTTCAGGATGCCAAGGACTATACATCATCTTCAACccctgctgtgtggtgtgtagtccATATTAAGCAGTATG GTGTGTAG